A stretch of the Leguminivora glycinivorella isolate SPB_JAAS2020 chromosome 2, LegGlyc_1.1, whole genome shotgun sequence genome encodes the following:
- the LOC125234543 gene encoding uncharacterized protein LOC125234543, whose amino-acid sequence MQHFAPAFLVVCVFLCLSFSCTFPLHRAHPNDLTGLLNRSRKCGGAGRAKKMSSDMQVIPSQEFPEFENSEVKRKLTGEDLRQYEQLVIMKKYPYLDMKEFEIKFGPAVKNAKYRDAEIAEASDCKLIDDGPRVEIFSRGISGFAIPEVPKGKGAKSPQAPGARIINKNINFRENSRVWNIRKDNERNDLY is encoded by the exons ATGCAACACTTTGCTCCGGCTTTTCTAGTTGTATGTGTGTTTTTGTGCCTTTCTTTTAGTTGTACGTTTCCTCTGCACAGAGCTCACCCGAATGACTTGACTGGATTATTGAATC GGTCTCGAAAATGTGGAGGTGCCGGTCGAGCCAAAAAAATGTCATCCGACATGCAGGTTATCCCATCGCAGGAATTTCCGGAATTCGAAAACTCCGAGGTCAAACGTAAACTGACTGGCGAAGACCTGCGCCAATATGAACAACTGGTCATCATGAAAAAATACCCGTATTTGGACATGAAAGAGTTCGAAATCAAGTTCGGGCCGGCGGTTAAGAACGCGAAGTACCGTGATGCAGAGATAGCTGAAGCTAGCGATTGCAAGCTGATTGACGATGGGCCCCGTGTCGAGATATTCAGCAGAGGCATATCTGGTTTTGCTATACCTGAGGTCCCTAAGGGTAAGGGTGCGAAGTCACCACAAGCACCAGGGGCGCGGATCATAAACAAGAACATAAATTTCAGAGAAAACTCACGAGTTTGGAACATTCGCAAAGATAATGAAAGAAATGATTTGTATTGA
- the LOC125242120 gene encoding glycoprotein 3-alpha-L-fucosyltransferase A-like — MCLFIVFIVVSRFMPDGIYLHGGEILPAALAKEMNDIIKDKDRYYNFFKWRNHYSYHHTDEAPDSDYLCRICEMLHDETLVRKKTVYKDFRYWWSGPGPCSPPGSKVFIWLWDSLVTRPRFAPVLYI; from the exons ATGTGTTTATTCATAGTGTTTATTGTGGTTTCCAGATTTATGCCAGATGGAATTTACTTGCACGGGGGTGAAATATTGCCCGCCGCCTTGGCGAAAGAAATGAACGATATCATAAAAGACAAAGATAG GTACTACAATTTCTTCAAGTGGCGTAATCATTATTCATACCACCATACAGACGAGGCGCCAGATTCCGATTACCTGTGCAGAATATGCGAGATGCTCCACGATGAAACTCTTGTGAGGAAGAAAACTGTGTACAAGGATTTCAGATACTGGTGGAGCGGCCCAGGACCATGCTCTCCTCCTGGTAGCAAAGTTTTTATATGGTTGTGGGATTCACTAGTGACCCGTCCCCGCTTTGCACcagtattatacatataa